The following coding sequences lie in one Phalacrocorax aristotelis chromosome 2, bGulAri2.1, whole genome shotgun sequence genomic window:
- the FZD6 gene encoding frizzled-6 isoform X2, translating to MDTFGITWPEELECTRLVNCDETVPATAAVTANVHGIQKTPGQTRRDYGFWCPRHLHTTNGQGYKFLGIDQCAPPCPNMYFKNYELDVAKSFIGIVSIFCLCATLFTFLTFLIDVKRFRYPERPIIYYSVCYSIVSLMYFIGFLLGNRTACNEADDKLEIGETVVLGSQNKACTVLFMVLYFFTMAGTIWWVILTITWFLAAGRKWSCEAIAQKAMWFHAVAWGIPGFLTIMLLAMNKVEGDNISGVCFVGLYDLDASLYFVLLPLCLCVFFGLSLLLAGIISLNHVRQVIQHDGRNQEKLKKFMIRIGVFSGLYLVPLVALLGCYVYELVNRKIWETTWVFDHCDQYHIPCPYQAKALARPEIFLFLMKYLLTLIVGISPVFWVGSKKTCSEWANFFNRNRKRDPISESRRVLQESCEFFLKHNSKVKHKKKHYKSTSHRLKVISKSMGTSTGGTTNHGTSAVAITNHDYLSQETVAEIKTSPETSEKEIEADGTSARRVEEGENSGDQMLPSSKLTVDQVEKRNKADSTCDMSSLAESVKRVGEGRITPKNDFIESPPLQGSCSQIPGVSQSASVSLLVYSASDARRELDSGNSSNP from the exons ATGGACACTTTTGGAATCACATGGCCTGAAGAGCTGGAATGTACCAG ACTAGTCAATTGTGATGAGACTGTTCCTGCTACTGCTGCTGTAACCGCAAATGTACATGGAATTCAGAAGACCCCAGGCCAGACCCGAAGGGATTATGGATTCTGGTGTCCACGACACCTACACACTACCAATGGACAAGGCTACAAGTTTCTAGGAATTGACCAGTGTGCACCCCCATGTCCCAATATGTACTTCAAAAATTATGAATTGGATGTTGCGAAAAGCTTCATTGGAATAGTTTCAATCTTTTGTCTTTGTGCTACGCTTTTCACATTCCTGACTTTTCTGATTGATGTTAAAAGGTTTAGGTACCCAGAGAGGCCGATCATATACTACTCCGTCTGTTACAGCATAGTCTCTCTAATGTACTTTATTGGATTTTTACTTGGGAACAGAACTGCCTGTAACGAGGCAGATGATAAGTTAGAAATTGGTGAAACAGTTGTTCTTGGCTCCCAAAACAAAGCCTGTACTGTCCTCTTcatggttttgtattttttcactaTGGCGGGAACTATATGGTGGGTGATTCTTACAATCACTTGGTTCCTTGCAGCGGGAAGAAAATGGAGCTGTGAAGCTATTGCCCAAAAGGCCATGTGGTTCCATGCAGTTGCGTGGGGAATACCTGGTTTTCTAACCATTATGCTTCTTGCAATGAACAAAGTGGAAGGGGACAATATCAGTGGAGTTTGTTTTGTGGGTCTCTACGACCTGGATGCCTCTCTGTACTTTGTGCTTTTGCCGCTGtgcctttgtgtttttttcggtctctctcttcttttagCTGGTATTATTTCTCTAAATCATGTGCGGCAAGTCATACAGCATGATGGCAGAAACCAAGAGAAGCTAAAGAAATTCATGATCCGAATTGGAGTTTTTAGTGGTTTATACCTGGTGCCACTTGTAGCACTTCTTGGGTGTTATGTCTATGAACTGGTGAACCGGAAAATCTGGGAAACGACTTGGGTATTTGACCACTGTGACCAGTACCATATTCCTTGTCCTTATCAG GCAAAGGCACTAGCAagaccagaaatatttttgtttctgatgaAATATTTGCTGACATTAATTGTTGGTATATCTCCAGTCTTCTGGGTGGGAAGTAAAAAGACCTGTTCTGAGTGGGCCAATTTCTTCAACAGAAACCGCAAAAGAGa tccAATCAGTGAGAGTCGAAGAGTGCTGCAAGAATCATGCGAATTTTTCTTGAAGCACAATTCCAAAGTTAAACACAAAAAGAAGCACTACAAATCAACTTCGCACAGACTGAAAGTCATTTCGAAGTCAATGGGGACTAGTACGGGTGGCACAACAAATCATGGAACTTCTGCAGTAGCAATCACTAATCATGATTACTTGAGCCAAGAAACTGTTGCAGAAATTAAAACCTCTCCAGAGACATCAGAGAAAGAGATAGAGGCAGACGGAACATCAGCCCGAAGAGTCGAGGAAGGTGAAAACAGTGGAGATCAAATGTTACCTAGTTCTAAACTGACCGTGGATCaggtagaaaaaagaaacaaagcagacagCACGTGTGATATGAGTAGCTTGGCTGAGAGCGTGAAGAGAGTAGGTGAAGGAAG AATAACTCCTAAAAATGATTTTATTGAATCTCCTCCATTACAAGGCAGCTGTTCCCAAATACCTGGTGTCTCACAGTCAGCTTCCGTATCGCTGCTTGTCTACTCGGCTTCAGACGCCAGAAGAGAGCTGGATTCAGGAAACAGTTCAAACCCTTGA
- the FZD6 gene encoding frizzled-6 isoform X1 yields MGVLVFSATCSLLLTLVRGHSLFTCEPITISRCSGMPYNMTFFPNIMGHYDQDTAALQMEPFLTLMNLNCSPDVHTFLCKAFVPACLEQVHVIHPCRSLCEKVYSDCKQLMDTFGITWPEELECTRLVNCDETVPATAAVTANVHGIQKTPGQTRRDYGFWCPRHLHTTNGQGYKFLGIDQCAPPCPNMYFKNYELDVAKSFIGIVSIFCLCATLFTFLTFLIDVKRFRYPERPIIYYSVCYSIVSLMYFIGFLLGNRTACNEADDKLEIGETVVLGSQNKACTVLFMVLYFFTMAGTIWWVILTITWFLAAGRKWSCEAIAQKAMWFHAVAWGIPGFLTIMLLAMNKVEGDNISGVCFVGLYDLDASLYFVLLPLCLCVFFGLSLLLAGIISLNHVRQVIQHDGRNQEKLKKFMIRIGVFSGLYLVPLVALLGCYVYELVNRKIWETTWVFDHCDQYHIPCPYQAKALARPEIFLFLMKYLLTLIVGISPVFWVGSKKTCSEWANFFNRNRKRDPISESRRVLQESCEFFLKHNSKVKHKKKHYKSTSHRLKVISKSMGTSTGGTTNHGTSAVAITNHDYLSQETVAEIKTSPETSEKEIEADGTSARRVEEGENSGDQMLPSSKLTVDQVEKRNKADSTCDMSSLAESVKRVGEGRITPKNDFIESPPLQGSCSQIPGVSQSASVSLLVYSASDARRELDSGNSSNP; encoded by the exons ATGGGAGTGCTTGTGTTCTCTGCGACTTGCAGTTTACTTTTAACTCTGGTGCGAGGGCACAGTTTATTCACGTGTGAGCCAATTACTATTTCCAGATGTTCAGGAATGCCTTACAACATgacttttttcccaaatatcATGGGACACTATGATCAGGACACAGCTGCTCTCCAAATGGAG CCTTTTCTTACGCTTATGAATCTTAACTGTTCACCAGACGTCCACACATTTCTGTGCAAAGCCtttgtccctgcctgcctggagCAAGTTCACGTGATTCACCCTTGTCGAAGCCTCTGTGAGAAAGTGTATTCTGATTGTAAGCAGTTGATGGACACTTTTGGAATCACATGGCCTGAAGAGCTGGAATGTACCAG ACTAGTCAATTGTGATGAGACTGTTCCTGCTACTGCTGCTGTAACCGCAAATGTACATGGAATTCAGAAGACCCCAGGCCAGACCCGAAGGGATTATGGATTCTGGTGTCCACGACACCTACACACTACCAATGGACAAGGCTACAAGTTTCTAGGAATTGACCAGTGTGCACCCCCATGTCCCAATATGTACTTCAAAAATTATGAATTGGATGTTGCGAAAAGCTTCATTGGAATAGTTTCAATCTTTTGTCTTTGTGCTACGCTTTTCACATTCCTGACTTTTCTGATTGATGTTAAAAGGTTTAGGTACCCAGAGAGGCCGATCATATACTACTCCGTCTGTTACAGCATAGTCTCTCTAATGTACTTTATTGGATTTTTACTTGGGAACAGAACTGCCTGTAACGAGGCAGATGATAAGTTAGAAATTGGTGAAACAGTTGTTCTTGGCTCCCAAAACAAAGCCTGTACTGTCCTCTTcatggttttgtattttttcactaTGGCGGGAACTATATGGTGGGTGATTCTTACAATCACTTGGTTCCTTGCAGCGGGAAGAAAATGGAGCTGTGAAGCTATTGCCCAAAAGGCCATGTGGTTCCATGCAGTTGCGTGGGGAATACCTGGTTTTCTAACCATTATGCTTCTTGCAATGAACAAAGTGGAAGGGGACAATATCAGTGGAGTTTGTTTTGTGGGTCTCTACGACCTGGATGCCTCTCTGTACTTTGTGCTTTTGCCGCTGtgcctttgtgtttttttcggtctctctcttcttttagCTGGTATTATTTCTCTAAATCATGTGCGGCAAGTCATACAGCATGATGGCAGAAACCAAGAGAAGCTAAAGAAATTCATGATCCGAATTGGAGTTTTTAGTGGTTTATACCTGGTGCCACTTGTAGCACTTCTTGGGTGTTATGTCTATGAACTGGTGAACCGGAAAATCTGGGAAACGACTTGGGTATTTGACCACTGTGACCAGTACCATATTCCTTGTCCTTATCAG GCAAAGGCACTAGCAagaccagaaatatttttgtttctgatgaAATATTTGCTGACATTAATTGTTGGTATATCTCCAGTCTTCTGGGTGGGAAGTAAAAAGACCTGTTCTGAGTGGGCCAATTTCTTCAACAGAAACCGCAAAAGAGa tccAATCAGTGAGAGTCGAAGAGTGCTGCAAGAATCATGCGAATTTTTCTTGAAGCACAATTCCAAAGTTAAACACAAAAAGAAGCACTACAAATCAACTTCGCACAGACTGAAAGTCATTTCGAAGTCAATGGGGACTAGTACGGGTGGCACAACAAATCATGGAACTTCTGCAGTAGCAATCACTAATCATGATTACTTGAGCCAAGAAACTGTTGCAGAAATTAAAACCTCTCCAGAGACATCAGAGAAAGAGATAGAGGCAGACGGAACATCAGCCCGAAGAGTCGAGGAAGGTGAAAACAGTGGAGATCAAATGTTACCTAGTTCTAAACTGACCGTGGATCaggtagaaaaaagaaacaaagcagacagCACGTGTGATATGAGTAGCTTGGCTGAGAGCGTGAAGAGAGTAGGTGAAGGAAG AATAACTCCTAAAAATGATTTTATTGAATCTCCTCCATTACAAGGCAGCTGTTCCCAAATACCTGGTGTCTCACAGTCAGCTTCCGTATCGCTGCTTGTCTACTCGGCTTCAGACGCCAGAAGAGAGCTGGATTCAGGAAACAGTTCAAACCCTTGA